The window GTAGGTGGCCTCGGGGAATTGCCCGGCCAGCGCCGGGCGCAGCCGTTGCGGCACGGCCAGCGTCACCAACCCCGCCCCGGCCCGGAATGCGCCACGGGCGGCCAACGCCGGCGCGCCCCAATAGCGGATGCTGCCGGCGGCGATGAGCGCCGTGCCGAACGTGCCCTTGTGGCCGTCGGCCGGGCGGGCGGGCAGCATGTCGCGGGCCAGTTCGGCCGTCGCCAGCGCCAGCGGCACCGCTTTGACGGCCGGCAGCGCCGGGTCAATAGCGATGTCGGCCACGATCAGCTCGCCGCAGGCCGCCGCCCCCGGAAAGATGAAATGGCCGCGCTTCGGCCCGGCAAAGGTCACGGTGTGGTCGGCGGGGATAGCCAGCGGATCGAGCGCGCCGCTGTCGCAGTTCAGGCCGCTGGGGCAATCGACGGCCACGACAACGGGGGCGGCGTCGTGCCGGGTCGGGGCGGCCTCGTCGCGCACCGGCGGCGCGGCCACGGCCGTCAGCGTCGGGCGCGAGGCGGCTTGCACGCGCCGCTCGGCCAGCCCGGCCGCCACCTGCTCCAGCACCGCCGCCGCCGGGCCACTGATGGGCCGCGACACACCCGTGCCGAACAGGGCATCGACCACAAAATCGGCCGCCCGCAGCCGGTGGCGCAACACGCGGAAGCGCTGGTCGTAATCGGCCGGCAGCACTTCCAGTTGCATCTCCTCGACAAGGGCCAGATTTTCGTCGGTCGTGGGGTCGCGCGGCTTCAGCAGATAGAAGGCCACGGCCGCGCCGGCCTCGGCCAGATGACGCCCGGCCACCAGCCCGTCGCCGCCGTTGTTGCCCGGCCCCACCAGGATGAGCGCCTGCCGCCCGGCCACGTCATACCGTTCGAGGATGGCCTCGGCCACGCGCCGGCCGGCCGTCGCCATCATCTGGGCGTAGGAGTGGCCGGCGGCGTCGGCCGCTTTCTCGGCCGCCATCATTTCGGCTACGGTGAATATCTTTATCGTCATGCGAATTACGAATTACGAATGACGAATTACGAATGAAAAGAGAGTCTTGAATTCGTAATTCGTAATTCAATATGCCCCCGGCAGGGCTCGAACCTGCAACTTTCGGCTTAGAAGGCCGACGCTCTGTCCAATTGAGCTACGGGGGCCGGGGCGAACAGTCCAATTCTAATGCCCCTGAGCGGCGGCGTCAACGGCCCTTAACCACCAGCCAGGGCTTTTCCAAAGTCGGGCTAAGGAGGAACGAACACAGAGTCCACAGAGCGCAGACACAGAGCACACAGAGAAAACAGAGCCTACCGTCCTCTGCGCTCTCTGTGTCTGCTCTCCGTGCGCTCTGTGTTCTTTAGCCCTGCCCACCAGCCGATGGCGGAAACAAAGCGACGCGATCGCCATCGGCCAGGGGGGCGGTCACTTCCACCGCCTCGTCATTGATCGCGGCGGCGCTGATCAGGCCATCGGGCAGACTCAGGGCGCGGCCGAGCGTTTCGACCGTGGCCCCCGGCGGCAGGACGGCGACAAACGGCTGGTGGGGCGCGCCGCCGGCGTCGCTTGGCCGGTAGCGCCGCAATGAGCCGTATAACCGCACGGTGACGCTCACCATGTCTTGATCAACCCCGTGGCCGCAAACAAAAAGGACACGGATGGTGCGGAAAGGGCTAATTCAATCCGTTTCATCCGTGTCCCGACTGTGGTTCGTTCGTTGGTGAGCAAAATCAGGCCGCCGGGCGGGCGGTTAGTCATCATCGAAAAGCGGCCGAATGCCATGATAGACCGTGGAGCCGCCAAAGGTCTTGATCAGCAGATCGGCCGGCCGGTGGACGCGCTCGGCGATCTCGGCCGCGGTCATCGGCTCGTTGCCGTTGGCCAGCAACACGCTGAACACGGCATCGACCAGCGCCCCCTGGATCGCCAATTCGTTGTCGTGGCGGTTGAAGTGCTCGCGCACCAGATATTGGAAGGCGTCCACCTGGCGCACCTCGCCGGTCTTGGAATCGATCAGATCGATCCGATCGGCGGGCAACTCCGCGCCCAGCTCACCGCCCACCGACAGGCGGGTCAGCAGGTAGGTGCGCAGATCGAGATGGCTCTCGTCCCACCAACTGTAGTCGATATAGAACCTGGTCTCGGCCGTGAGCAGCCGCAAGTGGGCTGATTTAATTGTTGGCCGTGTATTTGTGGGCAAAAGAGGGTGCCTCCTGTGGCGCGGCGCTAGGCGGCGCTCTCATACTGCCAGTAATGATCGCCGACCGCCTTGAAGGCCGGATTACGCATGAGTTCCGCGAATATCGGCCCCGGCGGCACACGCCGCAGCATATTGACGGCGCTATAGAGCGTCTTGGCATGAACCGTATTCTGCGGCGTCAGGCCGGCCAACGACGGAAACACTTCCATCAAGTGGGCCGCCAGCGACATCTGCAGCGACGCCGCCCGCCGCGCGTGGGAATCGACGGCCGTCACCACGTCCGTGCCGACGATCAGCAGGTCATCATAGCCGCAAGGAATATCGCGGCGCGTCAGTTCGAATTGCAGCCGATTGTCCTTGACCACCGCCAGCCGCACCCACTCGCGTTGCCGCCGCCGCCGGTCGTAGCCCAGCATCAGCACGCCCGGCTCCGGCCCCGGCGACAGATGGATAAAGCCGCCCACGGGGATCGAATTCTCCTTGTACCAGTCGCCCAGGCCATAGATATAGCGGTCCTCGGCCACCACCCATCCGACGATCTGCGCGTTGGTCTGATCGTCCACCAGGATGATACGCTGGCGCGGCGACCGGCCGAGCGCGAAAAACGGGCGCGTCTTGGCGTTGAGCGGCAGCGTGCCCGCCCAGCGATGGGGATAAGCCAGGGTCAGCACGGCCGTCCCGGCGCTGGGCGCGGGCGGCAAGTCCGACCATTCATCGTCCAGTTCCTGCTCCAGCAGAAGTTGTTGCGGCGTCAGCAGGGCACGGTCGTAGGGGATGGGCTTGTAGGGCAGCCGCTCCGGCGTCGTCTGCACGCCTTCCGGTTCCATGCGCCGCAAGTACCACGTCGCCGGGCCGGACGGCGATACCTCGTCGAAGCGCCCGTCGAGCAACATCTGCTGGGTCAGCGAGAACTCCTGCACCTGCGGATCGATGCCGGGGTCAAGTTCCAGTTGCGGCGCGATCTCGGCCATCGTCAACGGCCCGCCATTGGCGACTTCCAGGATCGCTTCGGTCAAATGCAGATGGCCGATATTGATGTCGGCCATCAACGATTTAACAAACCATTGATCGCCAAGATGGACGAAGTCGTCGCGCCCGGCCAGGGCCGCTTCGATCTTGGCCGTCACCGCCGGGCCATAGGCGTGTTGAATGGCCTCGGCGTCGCCGGCCATCTGGGCCGTCAACTCCGTGCCATTGCTTACGTTCAGGGGGTGTTGCTTCTTGAAATCGGCGGCGAACTCGCGTGATTTGCCTTTGATTTCCACGGTGATAACGCTGAAATCGCCATATTCGGGATTGAAGCCGCTGCGAACGGCCGTCACCTTGCCCTGCGCCAGCTTGAGGGCCGGAAAGACCAGCTCCTCGCCCACGGCGTAGGCGCGTTGCGGCTGGTAAACCGTGCGGCCGGCCATGACCCGCCGCAATTCGTTCGCCTGTTCTCGGACGCGGTGCTTGATGATGAGATCGGCCAGCGCGCCCACTGTCTGGGGTTTTTCTGTTTCGAGTAGATAGTTGTATATTTGCTCGAGGTCAGAGTCGGAGAGTGAGAAATAGGATTCCCAATACTCCGCCGTCTGTATCTGGGTCTGATTCACCGCAAACTCCTGTCGCCGGGGGCCATGCCTACCGGAGAATTCCTAAACCGGTGTATTGTACCAGCCGGATGGGAGCTTGCCAATCTTAAGGAAACACCGTCTGCGTCCAGCGCGCCGGATCGACGGGCGTATTCAGGATGCGCACGTCCCAATGCAGGTGGGAGCCGCTGGAAAGGCCGGTCGAACCGACTCGTGCGATGGGCTGGCCGGCCGTCACCGTCTGACCCACCGTCACCAACGATTCGAGCAAATGGTAATAGCCGGTCATCACGCCCAGGCCGTGGTCGATGATGATGACATTGCCGCGCAACTCGGTCGTATCACTGAAGACGACCGTGCCGGCGGCCGGCGCCAGGACCGTTGTGCCCTCAGCCGCGGCGTAATCGATGCCCGTGTGGTAGATCTCAATCGGCCCGCCGTTATAGGAGCGCCGCCCACCATAGGCGGCCGAGACGACCGTGGTGGTCAGTGGCGTGGTGAAAACGCCCGTCCAGCGCTGCTCAGCGGTGAATTGATCGTAGATGGTGCGCAGAAACTCATCTTCGGTGGCCCGCACGGCCGGGTCGAGCAGCCCATCGAGCGCTTCGCCGACCTCGACGTATTGCGTATCGTAGGCCGTCTCGGCCACGCGCAGCCGGGCGCGCAGCGGCGCCCACAGCCCGCGCTCATCGCCGCCGCTGATCTCCAGATCATACAGGCCCGGTTCGGCGAAAGCGTCGATGCCGGTGAAGGCCACGTAGCCGTCGCCGCTGGGCGCGAATTGCAGCGGCTGGTCGCCCAGACGGCCGGCGGGCGTGCCCGGCAGCAGGTTGGCGACGTAGACGGCCAGCGTTTCGCCCTGGGCCGTGGCCGCCGCGTTGAGGCGCAGGTCAAGCCAGCCCTCCGGCAAGTGGCGATAGACGGCCGTCTCGTCGGGGATGCGCAGCCGTTGCCCGGCGAACAGGTAGGTCTGGGGGGCCAGGTCGTTGGCCGCGGCCACTGCCTCGGGCGTCAGACCAAAGCGGGCGGCCACCTGGAGCAGCGTATCGCCCGCGGCGACCAGGTACGGCCGGCCCGTTGCCGGACGGCTAGTCGCGGAACCGTTGCGGCTGATGACCGATAGCGCCTGGCCGACGATCAGCGGCGGGTCGGCCGTAATCAGGCGATTGGTGGCGATGACGTCGGCCAATGTCGTGTTGAAGCCGGCGGCCACGCCGGCCGGGGTGTCGCCGGGGGTGATGGTGTAGGCCGTAGCGATGGCCTCGCCGCTGCCGCCGGGGATGATTAGCTCCTGGCCGACCTGCAACAGGTCGCCGTTCGCCAGATTGTTGACGGCCAGGATTTCATCGACCGTCACGCCGAAGTTGGTGGCGATGATGGTCAGGTTCTCGCCGTCCTGCACGACGTGGACGCGCGGAATGGGCGGCGCGGCCGGGTCGGGCGTGGGGCCGGCTGGGGCCGTCGCGCCGGGCGTGGCCGTCGGGCCGGATGCGGGCGTTGTGGGCGGCGCGCCGGGGGCGGCCAGCGTGGGCGTGGGCTGCAACGTCTGCGCCGGCGTCTGCGCCGCCACATGAAACGGCCAGGCCAGCGCCATCAGGGCCAGCGCGGCCAGCAGGAAGGGCGGGAGTAATCGTCGATAGCTCATATCCAGCCCCGTATTTTGCCGGAAGCGGCCGCGCTTGCCAAGCGGCACTCAGGCGGCGGTCATCAACGCGGCGCGCGCCCGGCGCAATTCGTCATAGACGGCCTGGGCCGGGGCCAGATGGAAGCGCGGGGCCACCCGCCAGAACTCGGCCAGTTGGCGGTTGCCGGTGTGCCGCTCATAGATGTAGGCTTGCAGGTATTGATCGAGCTTGTCGGCATCATGCACCAGTTGGGCCGCGGCCGTCTCGTTGCGGCGGTACTCCTCCCACCAGGCCACCCATTGCGGCCCGAAGGCGGCGTCGCCGACGATTTCGGCCAACGCCTGCCGCTCGGCCGTCTCCTTGGCCCCGACCGGCAAAAAGCGCCAGGCGGGCACGGGGATGTCGGTCGTCAGCCCCTCGGGCAGGTCGTGGAGCGTCGCCATCGCCAGCACCGCGCCGCGATCGAGCGTCGGGTCGGCGGCCAATTCCAGCAGCAGCAGGGCCGTGTAGATGACGCCGAAGCTGTGGGCGGCCACGTCCTCGGGGGCGGCCACGCCGCGCTGAGCCCAGCCGGTGCGCGCCGTCCGCTTGAGTTGATTGCCGTGCATGAGTAGTTCCAGGAGTTGCTCGGCGGCTATCATCTGTCCTCTTGTCTTGGAAACCGAGTTTTTTCTTGAAAACTCGGTTTCTGGCTTTTCTCTTCTCTTCTAGTTCTTTTAGAAACCGAGTTTTCAAGAAAAAACTCGGTTTCGGGAGGGCCAAGCAACGAAACCGGCCATCAAGTGTTCATTAAGCTAGATAGTAACATGAAGGTATCGATTATCGCCACCGTCAAAAACGAAGGGGAGGCGCTGCGGCCGTTGCTCGATTCGATCATCGATCAGACCCGCCCGCCCGACGAGGTTGTCATCTGCGACGGCGGATCGACCGACCACACGCCGGCCGTGCTGGACGAATATCGCCAGTGGTTGCCGTTACAGGTCATCTCGGCCCCCAATAGCAACATCAGCCAGGGACGCAACCGGGCCATCGCCGCCACCACGGGCGACATCATCGCCGGGACGGATGCCGGCGTCATCCTCGCCCCCACCTGGTTGGAAGACCTGGCCGCGCCTTTCGCCGACCCGGCAGTGCAGGTCGTTAGCGGCTGGTTCGAGGCCGACCCCTACACCGATTTCGAAGTCGTCATGGGCGCGACGGTGTTGCCGGCCCGCGCCGACATCGATCCGGCCACGTTTCTGCCGTCCAGCCGGTCGGTGGCCTTTCGCAAGAGCGCCTGGGCCGCGGTGGGCGGCTATCCGGAGTGGCTGGAGCATGGCGAGGATTTGGTCTTCGACCGGGCACTGCGCGAGCGGTACGGCCCGTTTGCCTTCGCGCCTGACGCCGTGGCCTACTTTCGGCCGCGCTCCTCGTTGCGCTCCTTCTATCGCCAGTATTACGCCTACGCTCGCGGCGACGGCAAAGCCAATCTGTGGCCCAAACGCCACGCCGTGCGCTACGCCACGTATCTGCTGGCCCTGCCTCTCCTGCTGCGCTGGGCGTGGCGCGAGCGGTGGCTGGGCTGGGCTTTGCTGGCCTGCGGCGTGGGCACTTATTCGCGCCGCCCGGCCGAGCGCTTGTGGGCCAATACCTGGGGCTGGCGACCACCGGCCCGCGCCCGTGCCTTTGCCCTCATCCCCGTCATTCGCCTCGTGGGCGACGTCGCCAAGATGTTGGGCTATCCGGTTGGGGTACTGTGGCGGCTGCGCAATGGCCCGCCGGCGGCCGATCGCTGAGGAAGGTAGCGGGTGGCAAGTAGCGAGTGGCAGTTTCGTAGCCACCCGCCACCCGCCACCCGCCACCCGCCACCCGCCACCCGCCACCCGCCACTCGCCACCCCCCCACCCTTAACCCACCCTGAGCACCTTTGCCGCCCTGGGGCGGTGTTGTTATGATGCGGGGTGAGCAACCATGATAATCAACCGCAAACCACCTCGTTACCCGCGCCGCGGCCCGTCTTGCCTGCTGGTGATCTTCATTACCTTCGGCATCGCCGTCAGCCTCTACGTCATCCAGAATGCCGAAGAGGTGCGCACGGCGATCATGCCCACGGCCACGTCGGAGCCGACGCGCTCGGCCACCGAATTGGCCGTGCTGGCCGAAATGAGCCGCCGCGACGGAGCCAATACCGAGGCCATCGCCTTCTATGACCAGGCCGTCGAACTCGACCCGATGAACGTTGAGTTCTACATCCGTGCCGTCGAACTGCTGGTGCGCGAGGGGCAATCGGAGCGGGCGGTGGAGCGGGCCGAGCAGGCGACGATTTTGGCCCCGGAGAACGACGCGGTGTGGACGGCGGCGGCCTCGGCCTATCTGGCCGAAGGCAACCGCCTGGGCGATCTGGGCGACCAGAACGCGGCCAACCTGCAATACGCCAACGCCGCCCAGGCCGCGCGGCAGGCGATCAACATCAACCCCAACAACGCCGCGGCGCTGGCCTATGCCGCCGGCGGCACGATTTTGCAGGGCGACCCGGAGAAGTATGAGCAGGCGCAGCTCTTCGCCGACGATGCCGTGCGCCTGGCACCCGACAGCCCCATTGCCCGCTATTACATGGCGACCGTGTTCACCTATCAAGGCCGCTATACCGAGGCGATGGAACAGTACCAACTGGGGCTGGAAGCCGACCCGACCGATCCCAACCTCCACATCGGCCTGGCCTATAACTATTACGGCACGGGCAGTATCCCCGATGCGCTGTTGAGTTTCGAGGACGCCATCACCGTTGATCCCGATAATGCCGAGGCGTTCGACGGCCGGGCCTATATGTACCTGCAACTGGGCGATGATTCGCTGGCCGAGCAGAACGCGCTGGAGGCCGTGCGGATCAATCCCAACATGGCCCGCGCCCAGGGCCGCTTGGGCGAAGCCTTCTTCCGGCAAAACAACTATCTGGAAGCCATCGAGGCGCTGGAGAAGGCCGTCGGCATGTATGGCCGGGCCACCGATCTGAACGCGCGCTTCTTCAACATGCTGGCCGCGGCCTACATTCGCGCCGATCTGAACAACTGCACGCTGGCCGTGCCCCTCTTCGAGCAAGTGCTCGACGCCACGGCCAATGAACTGCTCGTCCAGGCCGCCGATGAGGGGCTGGTAGAGTGCCGCCGCGCTTCCTTGGGAGCGCCGTAAGAAAACGCAAAGACAAGAACCCTCTCCTAACCTCTCCCACAGGGAGAGGAACCTGCACCCCTGCTCCCCCGCCCCCCTGCTCCCCAGCGCTTCCCCTAGCACTCCCCACCCCAGACTGCTAAAATCCCCTTGACATCTCCCCACGCTGCTGCTAAAATGCAAACCGTTACTTAGCAATCGACATGCGCGAGTGCTAACACTTTTGGGACTCCCATCGTTTAGAACCTGACAATCTAATCCGCTTGGATGAAAAGGAGATAGTGTACACATGGCTATGAATCTCAAGCCGCTTGGTGACCGCCTGGTTGTGGAACCACGCGAGCGCGAATCGATGACCGCGTCCGGCCTCGTCTTGCCGGAAACGGCCAAAGAGAAGCCGCAGGAAGGCGAAGTGATCGCCGTCGGCCCCGGCCGCCGCGACGATGACGGCAAGCGCATCGACATGGACGTAAAAGTCGGCGACATCGTGCTCTATGCCAAGTATGGCGGCACGGAAGTCAAGATCGATGACAAGAAGCTCTTAATTCTCAAGGAATCCGACGTTCTGGCGATCGTTGGCTAATACGTTTAGGACGGAGAAAAATCACAATGTCGAAGCAACTCGTTTTTTCAGATGACGCTCGCCGCAAGCTCAAGCGCGGCATCGACACGGTCGCCACGGCCGTATCCACCACCCTCGGCCCCAAGGGGCGCAACGTCGCCCTCGATAAGAAGTTCGGCGCGCCGACCATCACCCACGACGGCGTGACGGTGGCCAAGGAAATCGAACTGGAAGACCCCTACGAGAACATGGGCGCCCAGCTCTTCAAGGAAGCGGCGATCAAGACCAACGACATCGCCGGCGACGGCACCACCACCGCCACCGTTCTGGCCCAGCACATGGTGCACGAGGGTCTGAAGAACGTGGCCGCCGGCGCCAACCCGATGCTGCTGAAGCAGGGCATCGAGATCGGCACCCAGGCCCTGGCCAACAAGATCCGCAGCATGGCTATCTCCATCGACAGCCACGACGAAATCGCCTCGGTGGCCTCCATCTCGGCCCAGGACCCGGAGATCGGCAAGCTGATCGCCACGGTCATGGACAAGGTCGGCAACAATGGCGTCGTCACCGTGGAAGAGTCGAAGCTGCTGGAGTTCGAGACGGAGTACGTCGAAGGTATGCAGTTCGACCGCGGCTACATCAGCCCCTACTTCGTCACCGACGCCGAGCACATGGAAGCGGTCATCGAGGATGCCTACATTCTCATCCACGACAAGAAGATCAGCAGCGCCCAGGACATCATCCCCGTGCTGGAGAAGCTGGTGCAGATCGGCCGCAAGAATCTGGTCATCATCGCCGAGGACGTGGACGGCGAAGCGCTGGCGACGCTGGTGCTCAACAAGCTGCGCGGCATGATCAACGCCCTGGCCATCAAGGCCCCCGGCTTTGGCGACCGCCGCAAGGCCATGCTCCACGACATCGCCACCCTGACCGGCGGCCAGTTGATCACCGAAGAGATGGGCCGCAAGCTGGAGAGCGTTCAGATCGGCGATCTGGGTCGCGCCGGCAAGGTTGTCAGCTCCAAGGATGACACCACCATCGTTGACGGCAAGGGCGATGAGAAGCAGATCGCCGGCCGCGTCGAGCAGATCAAGGTCGAGATCAACAACAGCACCTCCGACTATGACAAGGAGAAGCTGCAAGAGCGCCTGGCCAAGCTGTCCGGCGGCGTAGCGATTATCCGCGTGGGCGCGGCGACCGAGGTCGAGCTGAAGGAAAAGAAACACCGGGTCGAGGACGCGCTGAGCGCGACGCGTGCCGCCGTGGAAGAGGGTATCGTGCCCGGTGGCGGTGTTGCGCTGCTCAATGCGCTGCCGGCCCTGGACGACGTGAAGACCCCCGCGGGCGACATCACCACCGGCGTCAACATCCTGCGCGTGGCTCTCGAAGCGCCGATGCGCAAGATCGCCGAGAACGCCGGCATGAACGGCGACGTCATCATCCAGAACGTCCGCCGCCTGCAAGAAGAGAAGGGCGACCCGCAACTGGGCTACAACGTGATGACCGGCGAATACCTGAACATGGTCAAGGCCGGCATCATCGACCCGGCCAAGGTAACCCGCGGCGCGCTGGAGAACGCGGCCAGCATCGCGGCCATGATCCTGACCACCGAAGCCCTGATCACCGACCTGCCCGAAGACAAGAAGTCCCCGTCCATGCCGCCCGGTGGTGGTATGGGGGATATGGACTTTTAGTCCTCA is drawn from Candidatus Promineifilum breve and contains these coding sequences:
- a CDS encoding NAD(P)H-hydrate dehydratase, which encodes MTIKIFTVAEMMAAEKAADAAGHSYAQMMATAGRRVAEAILERYDVAGRQALILVGPGNNGGDGLVAGRHLAEAGAAVAFYLLKPRDPTTDENLALVEEMQLEVLPADYDQRFRVLRHRLRAADFVVDALFGTGVSRPISGPAAAVLEQVAAGLAERRVQAASRPTLTAVAAPPVRDEAAPTRHDAAPVVVAVDCPSGLNCDSGALDPLAIPADHTVTFAGPKRGHFIFPGAAACGELIVADIAIDPALPAVKAVPLALATAELARDMLPARPADGHKGTFGTALIAAGSIRYWGAPALAARGAFRAGAGLVTLAVPQRLRPALAGQFPEATYPLVTDTDTLGVATANLLLGSLKSYDALLVGPGLGEAASFLGALLDGLREPAEGQKSPPLVIDADGLNLLAALPDWPGRLPPNSILTPHPGEMARLIGRNRDEERDGDRVESARRRAAEWGHVVVLKGAYTVIAAPPDSVSGDGRATLLPFANPILAVAGSGDVLAGIITGLLAQGMAPYEAAVLGGYLHGAAGQLAGDFWGRAGLLAGELADWVSHARRALE
- a CDS encoding MoaD/ThiS family protein, whose translation is MVSVTVRLYGSLRRYRPSDAGGAPHQPFVAVLPPGATVETLGRALSLPDGLISAAAINDEAVEVTAPLADGDRVALFPPSAGGQG
- a CDS encoding LysM peptidoglycan-binding domain-containing protein — encoded protein: MSYRRLLPPFLLAALALMALAWPFHVAAQTPAQTLQPTPTLAAPGAPPTTPASGPTATPGATAPAGPTPDPAAPPIPRVHVVQDGENLTIIATNFGVTVDEILAVNNLANGDLLQVGQELIIPGGSGEAIATAYTITPGDTPAGVAAGFNTTLADVIATNRLITADPPLIVGQALSVISRNGSATSRPATGRPYLVAAGDTLLQVAARFGLTPEAVAAANDLAPQTYLFAGQRLRIPDETAVYRHLPEGWLDLRLNAAATAQGETLAVYVANLLPGTPAGRLGDQPLQFAPSGDGYVAFTGIDAFAEPGLYDLEISGGDERGLWAPLRARLRVAETAYDTQYVEVGEALDGLLDPAVRATEDEFLRTIYDQFTAEQRWTGVFTTPLTTTVVSAAYGGRRSYNGGPIEIYHTGIDYAAAEGTTVLAPAAGTVVFSDTTELRGNVIIIDHGLGVMTGYYHLLESLVTVGQTVTAGQPIARVGSTGLSSGSHLHWDVRILNTPVDPARWTQTVFP
- a CDS encoding HD domain-containing protein; amino-acid sequence: MIAAEQLLELLMHGNQLKRTARTGWAQRGVAAPEDVAAHSFGVIYTALLLLELAADPTLDRGAVLAMATLHDLPEGLTTDIPVPAWRFLPVGAKETAERQALAEIVGDAAFGPQWVAWWEEYRRNETAAAQLVHDADKLDQYLQAYIYERHTGNRQLAEFWRVAPRFHLAPAQAVYDELRRARAALMTAA
- a CDS encoding glycosyltransferase, coding for MKVSIIATVKNEGEALRPLLDSIIDQTRPPDEVVICDGGSTDHTPAVLDEYRQWLPLQVISAPNSNISQGRNRAIAATTGDIIAGTDAGVILAPTWLEDLAAPFADPAVQVVSGWFEADPYTDFEVVMGATVLPARADIDPATFLPSSRSVAFRKSAWAAVGGYPEWLEHGEDLVFDRALRERYGPFAFAPDAVAYFRPRSSLRSFYRQYYAYARGDGKANLWPKRHAVRYATYLLALPLLLRWAWRERWLGWALLACGVGTYSRRPAERLWANTWGWRPPARARAFALIPVIRLVGDVAKMLGYPVGVLWRLRNGPPAADR
- a CDS encoding tetratricopeptide repeat protein, yielding MIINRKPPRYPRRGPSCLLVIFITFGIAVSLYVIQNAEEVRTAIMPTATSEPTRSATELAVLAEMSRRDGANTEAIAFYDQAVELDPMNVEFYIRAVELLVREGQSERAVERAEQATILAPENDAVWTAAASAYLAEGNRLGDLGDQNAANLQYANAAQAARQAININPNNAAALAYAAGGTILQGDPEKYEQAQLFADDAVRLAPDSPIARYYMATVFTYQGRYTEAMEQYQLGLEADPTDPNLHIGLAYNYYGTGSIPDALLSFEDAITVDPDNAEAFDGRAYMYLQLGDDSLAEQNALEAVRINPNMARAQGRLGEAFFRQNNYLEAIEALEKAVGMYGRATDLNARFFNMLAAAYIRADLNNCTLAVPLFEQVLDATANELLVQAADEGLVECRRASLGAP
- the groES gene encoding co-chaperone GroES yields the protein MAMNLKPLGDRLVVEPRERESMTASGLVLPETAKEKPQEGEVIAVGPGRRDDDGKRIDMDVKVGDIVLYAKYGGTEVKIDDKKLLILKESDVLAIVG
- the groL gene encoding chaperonin GroEL (60 kDa chaperone family; promotes refolding of misfolded polypeptides especially under stressful conditions; forms two stacked rings of heptamers to form a barrel-shaped 14mer; ends can be capped by GroES; misfolded proteins enter the barrel where they are refolded when GroES binds), with product MSKQLVFSDDARRKLKRGIDTVATAVSTTLGPKGRNVALDKKFGAPTITHDGVTVAKEIELEDPYENMGAQLFKEAAIKTNDIAGDGTTTATVLAQHMVHEGLKNVAAGANPMLLKQGIEIGTQALANKIRSMAISIDSHDEIASVASISAQDPEIGKLIATVMDKVGNNGVVTVEESKLLEFETEYVEGMQFDRGYISPYFVTDAEHMEAVIEDAYILIHDKKISSAQDIIPVLEKLVQIGRKNLVIIAEDVDGEALATLVLNKLRGMINALAIKAPGFGDRRKAMLHDIATLTGGQLITEEMGRKLESVQIGDLGRAGKVVSSKDDTTIVDGKGDEKQIAGRVEQIKVEINNSTSDYDKEKLQERLAKLSGGVAIIRVGAATEVELKEKKHRVEDALSATRAAVEEGIVPGGGVALLNALPALDDVKTPAGDITTGVNILRVALEAPMRKIAENAGMNGDVIIQNVRRLQEEKGDPQLGYNVMTGEYLNMVKAGIIDPAKVTRGALENAASIAAMILTTEALITDLPEDKKSPSMPPGGGMGDMDF